The Streptococcus sp. DTU_2020_1001019_1_SI_AUS_MUR_006 sequence GAGTAAACTGAGTCTGTAAAATCTCTAGAATTTCATCATCTTTTGGCTCCTGACCAAATGTCACACGACAAACTTGATAAGTTTCTCGATACACTTGTTCAAACAAACCATGCCAAAATCCATCTTCAAAATAAACTGTCAATCCAATTGAAATTGTTTCCACGACAGCACCTCCTTAAATCTATCCCTAAGAATGGACTACCAAGGAGGAAGGTTACTGATAGGCTTGCCTACGTCTGGACTACCAACCAGAACTGTGTTTTTATCTTAGTTGGGACTATTATAGCATATTTATAATCTTATGTTATTGCTTCTTCAAATACCTATCAAAAAAATGAATCGTAGCCAACCAAGAATCCTTACTCTCTTTCATCAATAAACGCCAATCTTTTCGATAACGGTGATTTGGTTGATAAGCCACTGTCAACATGTGACCTGTTTCATGATATTTTTTAAATGTAATGTGGTGTCCTTTATAATCTGAGACAATATCATCAATTGCTGACGAGGCATCCCATATTTCATCAACAGTACTTCCGAGCAATAAGATTGGTGAATGCATTTGACCAATATCTATCTTAGCAGTACGATCTTTAGGGAAGCTTTTTCTAAAAAGTTTGCTGAATAGATAATCTCTAAGTCGAAACTTTTGATAGGGAAGTTCTCTTTGCAAATACGTCCAAGAAGAAGTATGGGAGTTCCATTTCCCTTTTATCCCTTCATACACCACATCAGAGGGTGAATTTAGTACCAAACATTGAACGTCATTAAAAATGCTCTCCTCAGCTAAAACTAACTCTGCTCCCTTAGACCGTCCATAGATTCCAATTCTTTCACTATCTACTTGATGATGCTGACGTAGATAATCCTTTGCTTCCACAAGGCACTCTAAAGGAATACGTTCCAAATGTTTTGGCAACCCCTCTAAACCAAAGTAGGCAACTGCTAGGCAAATATAACCTCTAGAAGATAGAAGCTGAGCTATATTCTGTGCCTTTTCAATCCTTCCTTCACTACCGCTCACAATAATCAATGCTGGTGCTTTTATTGCCTTTTTATCATAAAAGAGTCTCCCTTGAAAATGTTGCCCGTAAATATCTTGATGGCTAATTTGCGAACTCATGTAATGTCTTGTGAAAGTTCTCTCTGCAATGACAGTACTTCCTTGCATAATTTTGACTTCCACAAAAAAATGATCTAATAAGGGAATTTTAGAAAGAGAGTTTGACAGTTTCTTTTTCTTATTGGTCAAGGGCTTGGCATTAAAGAATAACCCCTTTGTTGCAATATCTTCATCAGAGCCAGAACAAGATGGAGTTTGTGAAATATCAATAATACCATTCTTATCTGATACAAAAGTCGCTGTTGATTTCCATAAGACATCATGAGCTAATAGCATGGGAGCATTGATACAATAATAATCGGATAGAAACATTTCGACTCGATAGGTTTCTCTTGGTTTTAAGCCATCGATGAAAATATTAAAAGATTCGTCTGCTAAATCAGACTCTGAAATCAGTTCAATTTTTATATTCATATCTTCCTCTTTTTGTTAATATGATTAACAATATAGTTTTAAAATTACCGTGATTTTTACCACGGTAATTCTCGCCATACCTTTTCAACATCATCCATCAATTTCACAACTGTTTGAAGCTCCTCCTCGCTATAGTTGTTTAAAACTGAAAAGACCGATTCTTCAATATATGCTTGTTGCTCCTTATGGATTTTAAAAACTTCGATACCTTTTTCAGATAATCTCAAATATTTATTTTTCCCATTATTCGGAGCAAAATCAAAAACAACTAAATTTTTTTGAATTAATCTCCTAACACTTTGAGTTATTGCACTTCTCGAAACTTTTAATAATTCAGATAATTTCACTAGATTTAAGGGCTGATTTTTCCCAATCACAACAATCAAATGTACCTCATTCAACGTAATGGATTTGTCAATACTAATTTTATGTTGTGTTTTTTTTAACTGTTCAAACGCTAAAATAAATCTATTGAAACGATTATTAAATGTAATAAATTCTTTTTTATCCATAATCTCTCTTTTCTTTGTTAATTATATTAACAAAATAGAAACTTCTTGTCAAATAAAAATCCTCCAGATTCTACTCTGAAGGATTCATTTTTATTTCACAACAATATTCACAAGCTTGTTAGGGACACTAATCACCTTCACAATTTCTTTGCCATCGATCTCTGCCTTAACTTTTTCGTTAGCCAGAGCCACTTCTTGCAATTCTTCACGTGAAAGGTCCTTCGCAACCATCAATTTAGCACGGACTTTACCTTTGATTTGAACGACGATTTCGACTTCGTCTTCAACCAATTTGCTTTCGTCCCATGTTGGCCAAGCCACGTAAGAGATAGACTCACCTGTTGCTGCGACTGTTTGCCAAAGTTCTTCTGCCAAGTGAGGCGCAAATGGGGCGATCAATTGGATAAAGCCTTTGGCGTAATCCACATAGAGTTTGTCTTCCTTATTAGCCGCATTGACAAAGACCATGAGTTGGGCAATGGCTGTGTTGAATTTCATAGACTCGATTTGCTCTGTAACAGATTTAACGGTTTCGTTGTAAACCTTGTCAAGAGCGCCATTGTTTTCCGCAACGATTTCTTTACTTGTAATCAAACGGTAAACACGGTCAAGGAATTTACGGCTTCCTTCCAGACCTTCTTCTGACCAAGCGATGGAAGCATCAAGTGGCCCCATGAACATTTCATAGACGCGAAGGGTATCCGCACCGTATTGTTCCACCACATCATCTGGGTTGACAACGTTCTTGAGGGATTTAGACATCTTGGCTGGTGCTTGCTCCAACTCTTCCCCTGTTTCCACATGGAAGAAGGAACCGTCACGTTTTTCAACCTTGTCAGTTGCCACAAGTGCGCCACGGTGGTCACGGTAGCTTGTTCCCAAGATCATTCCTTGGTTAAAGAGTTTTTGGAAAGGTTCTTTGGTTGGAACAACACCGATATCATAGAGGAATTTGTGCCAGAAACGAGCGTAAAGCAAGTGGAGAACAGCGTGTTCTGCACCACCCACGTAGATATCTACTGGCAACCATTGTTTGAGAAGGTCCTCATCGGCTAATTTCTCAGTGTTGTGTGGATCGATATAGCGAAGGTAGTACCAGCTTGAACCTGCCCATTGTGGCATGGTGTTGGTTTCACGACGACCTTTGACACCATCTTCACGAGTCACTTCAAGCCAGTCTGTCAAGTTCGCCAATGGACTTTCCCCAGTACCTGAAGGGCGAATGTCCTTGGTTACTGGCAAGACAAGTGGGAGTTCACTTTCTGGAACAGCTGTTGAAGTTCCATCTTCCCAATGAATGATTGGGATTGGTTCACCCCAGTAACGTTGACGGCTAAAGAGCCAGTCGCGGAGACGGTAGGTAACCTTTTCTTGACCACAGCCTTTTTCTTCCAACCAAGCCACAATTTTAGAAATAGCGTCTTCTTTGTTCAATCCATCTAAGAAGTCAGAATTAACATGAAGTCCATCTTCTGTGTAGGCAGCTTCTTCAACGTTTCCACCTTCCAAGACTTCTACAATTGGAAGTCCAAACTGTTTAGCAAATTCCCAGTCACGTTGGTCGTGGGCAGGTACGGCCATAACGGCACCTGTACCGTAGCTAGCAAGGACATAGTCGGCAATCCAGATTGGAATTTCTTTACCGTTAACAGGGTTGATAGCATAAGCTCCAGTCCAAACACCTGTTTTTTCCTTGGCAAGGTCTGTACGAGCCAAGTCTGATTTAAGGCTGGCTTGGTGTTTGTAGTCCGCTACAGCCTCAGCTTGTTCGGGACTTGTGATAGCGTCTACCAAGTCATGCTCAGGCGCCAAAACAGTGAAAGTAGCACCGAAAAGGGTGTCAGGACGAGTGGTAAAGACGGTGAATTCCTTGTCTGTTCCTTTTACTTTGAAAGTGACATTGGCACCAGTTGATTTACCAATCCAGTTGCGTTGCATGTCCTTGATAGACTCTGGCCAGTCAAGGTCATCCAAGTCATTGAGCAAGCGCTCAGCATAGGCAGTGATTTTAAGCATCCATTGACGCATCGGTTTGCGGACAACAGGATAGCCACCACGCTCAGAAGTTCCATCAGGAAGAACTTCTTCGTTTGCGATAGCTGTTCCCAATTCCTCAACCCAGTTTACTGGCACTTCAGCTTCATAAGCCAAGCCTTTTTCGTAAAGCTTAGTGAAAATCCATTGCGTCCACTTGTAGTAGTTCGGATCTGTAGTATTGACTTCACGGTCCCAGTCGTAAGAGAATCCAAGCGCATTGATTTGGCGTTTGAAGTTGGCAATGTTTTCTGCTGTGAATTCCGCTGGGTCATTACCTGTATCCATAGCGTATTGCTCTGCAGGCAAACCAAAAGCATCCCACCCCATTGGGTGAAGGACATTGTAGCCTTGGGCACGTTTGAAACGACTGAGGATATCCGTTGCTGTGTAACCTTCTGGGTGTCCTACGTGCAGACCCGCTCCAGATGGGTAAGGGAACATGTCAAGCGCATAAAACTTAGGTTTTGAAGCGTCTGTTCCTGTCTTAAAAGTGTGATTGTCAGCCCAGTATTTTTGCCACTTAGGCTCGATTTCTTTATGATTGTAAAAACTCATGCTGTCTCTCCAATTTTCGTGATGCTCCTATTATACCATTTTTAGGGGGAATATTGCTCCTCTTTTCGTGTTTTTTATCGTTTCTCCCTTTTAAAACTAGACTATTTTACAAATAAATTCTAAAAATTCTCTAATATATATAATTTATCATTCAATTAATTCTTCATAAATAATATAGATGCAAGATAGGGCTTTTTATGGTAGAATATAGGAAAGTGCTTTCTCAGAAGGAGGGAAATATGGACAAACAAACCATCGCTGTTTTAGGGCCTGGTTCTTGGGGTACTGCGCTGTCACAAGTTCTAAATGACAACGGACACCAAGTGCGTATCTGGGGAAATATTCCTGATCAAATTGATGAAATTAATACACAACATACTAACAAACGCTATTTTAAGGATACTGTATTAGACGAAAAAATTGTTGCCTATCATGATTTGGCAGAAACCTTGAAGGGGGTTGATGCCGTCTTATTTGTGGTACCAACCAAGGTGACCAGATTGGTAGCTCAACAAGTGGCTGCTGTTTTGGATCATAAAGTGGTGGTCATGCATGCTTCAAAAGGCCTCGAACCAAATAGTCACAAACGTCTTTCAACCATTCTTGAAGAAGAAATCCCTGAAGAACTTAGAAGCGAGATCGTCGTCGTATCTGGTCCTAGCCATGCCGAAGAAACAATTGTACGCGACATTACCTTGATTACGGCTGCTTCTAAAGATTTACAGACTGCTCAATATGTTCAAAAACTCTTTAGCAACCACTACTTCCGCCTTTATACCAATACGGATGTGATCGGAGTGGAAACAGCTGGTGCTCTTAAAAATATCATCGCTGTTGGTGCAGGTGCCCTGCATGGACTTGGATTTGGGGATAATGCAAAGGCTGCTATTATCACGCGCGGGCTGGCAGAAATTACCCGTCTGGGGGTTAAACTTGGAGCAAATCCATTAACTTACAGTGGACTTTCTGGGGTTGGAGATTTAATCGTTACCGGAACTTCTGTCCACTCACGTAACTGGCGTGCAGGAGATGCTCTTGGGCGTGGCGAAGCCTTGGCAGATATCGAAGCAAATATGGGAATGGTCATTGAAGGTATTTCAACAACCAAAGCTGCTTACGAATTGGCGCAAGAACTCGGAGTTTATATGCCTATTACTCAAGCCATCTACCAAGTTATTTATGAAAATGTTAATATTAAGGATGCCGTTTCTGAACTCATGAGCAATGAGTTCAAGGCAGAGAACGAGTGGTCTTAGTCACCGTTAGAAAGGAAGCTCATGAAGCAAAAAGTTAGAAAAGCCGTTATCCCTGCTGCAGGACTTGGAACTCGTTTCCTACCTGCAACTAAAGCTTTGGCCAAAGAAATGTTGCCAATCGTGGATAAACCAACCATCCAGTTTATCGTTGAAGAAGCTCTCAAGTCTGGAATTGAGGACATTCTTGTCGTAACAGGAAAGTCAAAACGTTCTATCGAAGATCATTTCGACTCAAACTTCGAGTTAGAATATAACCTCAAGGAAAAAGGAAAAACCGACCTTTTGAAACTAGTTGATGAAACAACTGGTATGCGCCTTCACTTTATCCGTCAAACACACCCACGTGGCCTCGGAGATGCCGTTTTACAAGCCAAAGCTTTCGTCGGGAACGAACCCTTTGTGGTCATGCTTGGAGATGATCTCATGGATATCACAAATGACAAGGCCGTTCCATTGACCAAGCAACTCATGAATGATTATGAGAAGACTCATGCTTCTACTATCGCTGTCATGCCTATCCCACACGAAGAAGTTTCTTCATACGGTGTTATCGCTCCTCAAGGAGAAGGAAATGACGGTCTTTACAGTGTTGAAACCTTCGTTGAAAAGCCAGCACCTGAAGATGCACCAAGTGATTTAGCTATTATCGGTCGTTACCTTCTCACACCTGAGATTTTCAGTATTCTTGAAAATCAAACACCAGGAGCAGGAAATGAAATCCAGCTAACAGATGCTATCGATACCCTCAACAAAACCCAACGAGTATTTGCTCGCGAGTTTAAAGGCTCACGTTACGATGTTGGAGATAAGTTTGGATTTATGAAGACTTCCATCGAATACGCTCTCAAACATCCACAAGTCAAAGACCACTTGAAGGACTACTTGATTGATCTTGGAAAAGAACTTTCAGGAGACAAATAAACAATTTACCAAACAGTCAGATTTAGTTTAAATCTGGCTTTTTTGATGTCTAAATCCCAAGAACCAATCCCTATCTAACCCCCATTCTAAGCCTAATTTCTTGCAAGAGATGCTTTTATGGTATAATAATAAAGAGTGAGGAATTCTATGAACAAACATGTAACAAGAATCAAACAAAAAGGACTGGCCTTACTTCGGTCTCTAAAATTAACAATTTCCAAAAAAAATCCAGATAAAAATAAGAAAGTCAAAACAAAACTAACCATTTGGACTATTGGGGCCAAGATTTTACTTGGAATAAAAGCAACTTTTAACACACTTTTCATCCTAGCTTTTATTGGCGGTCTCCTCGGGACTGGGGTTGTTTTGGGGTATGCTGTTTCTCTCTTTGATCAAGTTAGTGTCCCTCAAACGGAGGATTTGGTTAAACAGGTCAACAATATTTCATCTATTTCTGAGATTCGCTATGCAGATGGTTCTATGATTGGGGCTATCGAGAGCGATCTTTTGCGAACATCTGTCGCATCCGATGCCATCTCAGAGAATCTCAAGCAAGCTATCGTTGCAACCGAGGACGAACACTTTGCAGAGCACAATGGTGTCGTTCCTAAAGCTGTCATTCGTGCCAGTCTAGGAAACTTTATCAGCCTTGGTTCTTCGAGTGGTGGTTCTACCCTAACACAACAGCTCATCAAACAACAAGTAGTTGGTGATACTCCTACGCTTGCTCGTAAAGCTAGTGAAATCGTAGATGCTCTAGCCCTAGAACGTGCTATGAATAAGGATGAAATCCTGACTACCTATCTAAATGTTGCACCTTTTGGTCGCAATAACAAGGGGCAAAATATCGCAGGTGCTCAGCAGGCTGCAACTGGGATTTTCGGAGTGGATGCTAGTAAACTAACCATTCCTCAAGCAGCTTTCCTAGCAGGTTTACCACAAAGCCCTATTTCCTACTCACCTTATGAGTCTACTGGTGAGATGAAGAGCGAAGAAGATATTGAACTTGGAATCAAGCGCTCAAAAGATGTTCTTTACAATATGTACAGAACTGGAGTCCTTAGCCAAGAAGATTACGAAACCTATAAAGCATACGATATTAAGAAAGACTTCTTGCCAGCAGAAAATGTCAACGTAACTGCTAAAGGTTTCCTCTACTTCTCTGCCCTCGATGAAGCGACGAACCTCATGTATGATTATCTAATCAAAAAAGATAACGTTTCTGAACAAGAGCTCAAAAATGAATCTATCCAAAAATCTTATCATGAATTGGCTGAAAAAGAGATTCAAAATGGCGGTTACCGTATCACAACTACAATCGATAAAGCTATCCATTCTGCCATGCAAGGTGCAGTTGCAAACTATGGCTACCTTGTCGATGATGATACTGGTCAACCAGAAGTCGGAAATGTCTTGATGGATAACCAAACAGGCGCCATTTTAGGATTTGTCGGTGGTCGTGATTACCAAAGTAATCAAAACAACCACGCCTTTAACACTAAACGGTCTCCTGCTTCAACTACTAAACCTATCCTAGCCTACAGTATTGCGATTGACCAAGGTTTTATGGGAAGTGCAAGCGTCTTATCTAACTATCCAACTAACTTCTCTAACGGAAATCCGATTATGTATGTCAATAGTTCTGGTACTGCCATGATGAGTCTGAAAGAAGCTCTGAATTACTCTTGGAATATCCCAGCCTACTGGACCTATCAGTTACTTCTTCAAAAAGGAGTTGATGTCCGTTCCTACATGGAAAAAATGGGCTACGAGATCCCAGAATACGGCATTGAGAGTCTTCCTATGGGTGGAGGAATCGATGTCACTGTAGCCCAGCATACAAACGGCTACCAAACCTTGGCTAACAATGGTGTTTACCATAAGAAATACATGATTTCAAAAATCGAGAAGACCAGCGGCGAGGTTATCTATGAGCACAAAGACGAACCTGTACAAGTCTACTCTAAAGCAACTGCAACCATTATGCAGAGCTTACTAAGAGATGTGATTTCTTCCCAAGTGACTTCAAGCTTCCAGAGCGATCTTGCTGCAATCAACCCAAGTTTGGCAGGTGCTGACTGGATTGGTAAAACTGGTACTACCAATGAAGATGGCGATATGTGGCTCATGCTTTCAACTCCAAGATTAACCCTTGGTGGTTGGCTTGGTCACGATGATAACCGACCACTTGGTAAAGGTGCAGGACACTACCGTAATGCAAAATATATGGCTCATCTGGTAAATGCCATTCAACAAGCAGCCCCTTCTTCTTGGGGTTCAGAACGTTTCAAACTCGATCCAAGTGTCACTTCATCACAAGTCCTCAAATCAACTGGTCAAAAACCAGGTAAGGTTACTATCAATGGTAAAGAGATTAATGTGACTGGTGAAATGGTAACAAGTTACTGGGCTAACCAAAATGGTGCTCCGACTACCACTTATAAATTCGCTATTGGTGGAAGCGATGCAGACTACCAAAATGCTTGGAACACCATTTTAGGAAGTCTTCCTAAAGCATCTTCTTCCTCATCGAACAATAGCAATAACAATAATAATCGTAATAATACTTCTAATAGTAACGGGAACAGAAGCAGCAATCAACGGCGCTAACTAAACAGCACAATCATTGAGAGTGGGAAAGAAAATTTCTGAAAGAAATGATTTTTCTCCACTCTCTTTTTTCTTTTTTCATTTCATGGTACAATAGCAACATGAATAAATATCAAAAGAATATTTTTAAGGGAACCATTTATTCTCTCCTATCTGGCCTGATCTGGGGGATCTGCGGAATTTTAGGAGAGTACTTTTTTTCACATTATCAAGTATCTTCAGGGTGGATTACTTCTATGCGTCTACTCGTCGCTGGTAGTTTCGTAATCGTCTTATCTAGTATAAAACTCCGGTCCCAGCTCTTCGAGATCTGGAAAAATCGAAACAATTACCTGCCTTTTCTGGCCTATGCTATCTTAGGGATCTTCTCCGTACAATTTTTCTTTTATCTCTGTGTGGAGTACTCCAACGCTACCACTGCCACCATCCTCCAATTTATCAGTCCTGTCTTTATACTTCTATATAATCGCATCATCTACAAGAAAAAAGCTTCTAAAAAAGCAATTTTCTATGTTTTGACTGCTATGATTGGGGTCTTTTTGATGGCTACCAAAGGCGATTTGTCTAAGCTATCCATCACTCCTCTTGCTTTACTGACAGGACTTCTCAGTGCCCTAGGTGTCATGTTCAATGTTATCTTACCCCAACGCTTTGCTAAAAAATACGGTTTTGTGCCAACTGTTGGTTGGGGAATGATTATCGCTGGACTTTTTAGTAATTTTCTCTACCCTGTTTATAAGATTAGCTTCCAGGTTGATGCCATCAGTATCTGTATTTGTTTGACCATTGCCTTTTTGGGAACTGCCTTTGCCTTTTTCCTATCGATGAAGGCTGTCTCTCTCGTTTCTCCCTTGGTGGTGTCAGTCGTCAGTGCAAGCGAACCGCTATCCTCTGCTATTCTAAGCGTTCTTTTCCTTGGCATGGTTCTGGATAGTTTCTTGGTACTGGCCATGATTTTGATTATCGTTCCTATGGTTTTCTTGTCCATCGAAGAATCTAAATCCAAGAATTAAACACCTTCTTTTAACACTTAAGGCTTCAAAATTGAAGCCTTTTTTGGTAGAATAGTAAGCATTACAAAGAGTGAGGAGACACCTATGACTGCTACAAAAATGAATGCACAAGAAATTATCCAATTTATCGCAAATGCTGAGAAAAAGACAAGTGTAAAAGTGACCTTTGAGGGGCAACTTGCTGGAGCTATCCCTGCCTCTGTTATCAAGCTTGGGAATGTTCTTTTTGGAGACTGGAAAGATATCGCTCCACTTCTTGAAGGACTTACAGAAAACAAGGACTATGTTGTTGAACAAGATGCTCGCAACTCTGCTGTGCCTCTCCTTGATAAACGTGATATCAATGCGCGTATCGAGCCAGGTGCTATCATCCGTGACCAGGTTGAGATTGGCGACAACGCTGTTATCATGATGGGGGCTGTTATCAATATCGGTGCAGAAATCGGATCTGGCACTATGATTGATAT is a genomic window containing:
- the galU gene encoding UTP--glucose-1-phosphate uridylyltransferase GalU; translation: MKQKVRKAVIPAAGLGTRFLPATKALAKEMLPIVDKPTIQFIVEEALKSGIEDILVVTGKSKRSIEDHFDSNFELEYNLKEKGKTDLLKLVDETTGMRLHFIRQTHPRGLGDAVLQAKAFVGNEPFVVMLGDDLMDITNDKAVPLTKQLMNDYEKTHASTIAVMPIPHEEVSSYGVIAPQGEGNDGLYSVETFVEKPAPEDAPSDLAIIGRYLLTPEIFSILENQTPGAGNEIQLTDAIDTLNKTQRVFAREFKGSRYDVGDKFGFMKTSIEYALKHPQVKDHLKDYLIDLGKELSGDK
- the pbp1b gene encoding penicillin-binding protein PBP1B, yielding MNKHVTRIKQKGLALLRSLKLTISKKNPDKNKKVKTKLTIWTIGAKILLGIKATFNTLFILAFIGGLLGTGVVLGYAVSLFDQVSVPQTEDLVKQVNNISSISEIRYADGSMIGAIESDLLRTSVASDAISENLKQAIVATEDEHFAEHNGVVPKAVIRASLGNFISLGSSSGGSTLTQQLIKQQVVGDTPTLARKASEIVDALALERAMNKDEILTTYLNVAPFGRNNKGQNIAGAQQAATGIFGVDASKLTIPQAAFLAGLPQSPISYSPYESTGEMKSEEDIELGIKRSKDVLYNMYRTGVLSQEDYETYKAYDIKKDFLPAENVNVTAKGFLYFSALDEATNLMYDYLIKKDNVSEQELKNESIQKSYHELAEKEIQNGGYRITTTIDKAIHSAMQGAVANYGYLVDDDTGQPEVGNVLMDNQTGAILGFVGGRDYQSNQNNHAFNTKRSPASTTKPILAYSIAIDQGFMGSASVLSNYPTNFSNGNPIMYVNSSGTAMMSLKEALNYSWNIPAYWTYQLLLQKGVDVRSYMEKMGYEIPEYGIESLPMGGGIDVTVAQHTNGYQTLANNGVYHKKYMISKIEKTSGEVIYEHKDEPVQVYSKATATIMQSLLRDVISSQVTSSFQSDLAAINPSLAGADWIGKTGTTNEDGDMWLMLSTPRLTLGGWLGHDDNRPLGKGAGHYRNAKYMAHLVNAIQQAAPSSWGSERFKLDPSVTSSQVLKSTGQKPGKVTINGKEINVTGEMVTSYWANQNGAPTTTYKFAIGGSDADYQNAWNTILGSLPKASSSSSNNSNNNNNRNNTSNSNGNRSSNQRR
- a CDS encoding DMT family transporter; translated protein: MNKYQKNIFKGTIYSLLSGLIWGICGILGEYFFSHYQVSSGWITSMRLLVAGSFVIVLSSIKLRSQLFEIWKNRNNYLPFLAYAILGIFSVQFFFYLCVEYSNATTATILQFISPVFILLYNRIIYKKKASKKAIFYVLTAMIGVFLMATKGDLSKLSITPLALLTGLLSALGVMFNVILPQRFAKKYGFVPTVGWGMIIAGLFSNFLYPVYKISFQVDAISICICLTIAFLGTAFAFFLSMKAVSLVSPLVVSVVSASEPLSSAILSVLFLGMVLDSFLVLAMILIIVPMVFLSIEESKSKN
- a CDS encoding NAD(P)H-dependent glycerol-3-phosphate dehydrogenase, which codes for MDKQTIAVLGPGSWGTALSQVLNDNGHQVRIWGNIPDQIDEINTQHTNKRYFKDTVLDEKIVAYHDLAETLKGVDAVLFVVPTKVTRLVAQQVAAVLDHKVVVMHASKGLEPNSHKRLSTILEEEIPEELRSEIVVVSGPSHAEETIVRDITLITAASKDLQTAQYVQKLFSNHYFRLYTNTDVIGVETAGALKNIIAVGAGALHGLGFGDNAKAAIITRGLAEITRLGVKLGANPLTYSGLSGVGDLIVTGTSVHSRNWRAGDALGRGEALADIEANMGMVIEGISTTKAAYELAQELGVYMPITQAIYQVIYENVNIKDAVSELMSNEFKAENEWS
- a CDS encoding acyl-CoA thioesterase/BAAT N-terminal domain-containing protein — protein: MNIKIELISESDLADESFNIFIDGLKPRETYRVEMFLSDYYCINAPMLLAHDVLWKSTATFVSDKNGIIDISQTPSCSGSDEDIATKGLFFNAKPLTNKKKKLSNSLSKIPLLDHFFVEVKIMQGSTVIAERTFTRHYMSSQISHQDIYGQHFQGRLFYDKKAIKAPALIIVSGSEGRIEKAQNIAQLLSSRGYICLAVAYFGLEGLPKHLERIPLECLVEAKDYLRQHHQVDSERIGIYGRSKGAELVLAEESIFNDVQCLVLNSPSDVVYEGIKGKWNSHTSSWTYLQRELPYQKFRLRDYLFSKLFRKSFPKDRTAKIDIGQMHSPILLLGSTVDEIWDASSAIDDIVSDYKGHHITFKKYHETGHMLTVAYQPNHRYRKDWRLLMKESKDSWLATIHFFDRYLKKQ
- a CDS encoding MarR family winged helix-turn-helix transcriptional regulator, whose translation is MDKKEFITFNNRFNRFILAFEQLKKTQHKISIDKSITLNEVHLIVVIGKNQPLNLVKLSELLKVSRSAITQSVRRLIQKNLVVFDFAPNNGKNKYLRLSEKGIEVFKIHKEQQAYIEESVFSVLNNYSEEELQTVVKLMDDVEKVWRELPW
- the dapD gene encoding 2,3,4,5-tetrahydropyridine-2,6-dicarboxylate N-acetyltransferase codes for the protein MTATKMNAQEIIQFIANAEKKTSVKVTFEGQLAGAIPASVIKLGNVLFGDWKDIAPLLEGLTENKDYVVEQDARNSAVPLLDKRDINARIEPGAIIRDQVEIGDNAVIMMGAVINIGAEIGSGTMIDMGAILGGRAIVGKNSHVGAGAVLAGVIEPASAEPVRVGDNVLIGANAVVIEGVQIGSGSVVAAGAIVTQDVPENVVVAGVPARVIKEIDSQTQQKTALEDALRTL
- the leuS gene encoding leucine--tRNA ligase; translation: MSFYNHKEIEPKWQKYWADNHTFKTGTDASKPKFYALDMFPYPSGAGLHVGHPEGYTATDILSRFKRAQGYNVLHPMGWDAFGLPAEQYAMDTGNDPAEFTAENIANFKRQINALGFSYDWDREVNTTDPNYYKWTQWIFTKLYEKGLAYEAEVPVNWVEELGTAIANEEVLPDGTSERGGYPVVRKPMRQWMLKITAYAERLLNDLDDLDWPESIKDMQRNWIGKSTGANVTFKVKGTDKEFTVFTTRPDTLFGATFTVLAPEHDLVDAITSPEQAEAVADYKHQASLKSDLARTDLAKEKTGVWTGAYAINPVNGKEIPIWIADYVLASYGTGAVMAVPAHDQRDWEFAKQFGLPIVEVLEGGNVEEAAYTEDGLHVNSDFLDGLNKEDAISKIVAWLEEKGCGQEKVTYRLRDWLFSRQRYWGEPIPIIHWEDGTSTAVPESELPLVLPVTKDIRPSGTGESPLANLTDWLEVTREDGVKGRRETNTMPQWAGSSWYYLRYIDPHNTEKLADEDLLKQWLPVDIYVGGAEHAVLHLLYARFWHKFLYDIGVVPTKEPFQKLFNQGMILGTSYRDHRGALVATDKVEKRDGSFFHVETGEELEQAPAKMSKSLKNVVNPDDVVEQYGADTLRVYEMFMGPLDASIAWSEEGLEGSRKFLDRVYRLITSKEIVAENNGALDKVYNETVKSVTEQIESMKFNTAIAQLMVFVNAANKEDKLYVDYAKGFIQLIAPFAPHLAEELWQTVAATGESISYVAWPTWDESKLVEDEVEIVVQIKGKVRAKLMVAKDLSREELQEVALANEKVKAEIDGKEIVKVISVPNKLVNIVVK